The proteins below are encoded in one region of Amycolatopsis magusensis:
- a CDS encoding ABC transporter permease, with product MRTLFAAQSDRPLFEWRWVERNADNIVTRFTEHVSLTATALGIGLVLSVGLAVLSLRWRWFYPVTLSAAGALYVIPSLGAFALLVPFTGLSFTTAVIPLATYTLLILVRNIVTGVQQVPTEVREAAIGLGFTRVNLLFRVELPLALPVVIAGLRVAAVTTIGLVTVTSMLGMGGLGFFIRQGIQTTTPNPTAIIVGIGLSILLAVLVDLLLWLSERALAPWTRKARG from the coding sequence GTGCGAACACTCTTCGCAGCTCAGAGCGACCGGCCGCTGTTCGAATGGCGCTGGGTGGAGCGGAACGCGGACAACATCGTCACCCGCTTCACCGAGCACGTCTCGCTGACCGCCACCGCGCTCGGCATCGGGCTGGTGCTCTCGGTCGGGCTGGCCGTGCTCTCCCTGCGCTGGCGCTGGTTCTACCCGGTGACGCTGAGCGCGGCGGGCGCGCTGTACGTGATCCCCAGCCTCGGCGCCTTCGCGCTGCTCGTCCCGTTCACCGGGCTGTCGTTCACCACCGCGGTCATCCCGCTGGCCACCTACACCCTGCTCATCCTGGTGCGCAACATCGTCACCGGCGTGCAGCAGGTGCCCACCGAGGTCCGCGAGGCCGCCATCGGCCTCGGTTTCACCAGGGTCAACCTGCTGTTCCGGGTGGAACTGCCGCTCGCGCTGCCGGTGGTCATCGCGGGGCTGCGGGTGGCCGCGGTGACCACCATCGGCCTGGTCACCGTGACCTCCATGCTCGGCATGGGCGGCCTCGGTTTCTTCATCCGCCAGGGCATCCAGACCACCACGCCGAACCCGACCGCGATCATCGTCGGCATCGGCCTGTCCATCCTGCTCGCCGTGCTGGTCGACCTGCTGCTGTGGCTGAGCGAACGCGCACTCGCGCCCTGGACGCGGAAGGCCCGCGGATGA
- a CDS encoding class I SAM-dependent methyltransferase, which produces MARGRLTVPVGAPTRGTTNPNRLRRVDRWLTGTPSIAAVLRAAEPLVVDLGYGASPVTTVELAQRLRTISPRVRVLGLELDPERVAAAAPAADPPWLDFRRGGFELAGARPVLVRAFNVLRQYAEDEVEGAWKTILDGLAPGGLLVEGTCDEIGRRCAWITVSDEGPRTLTLSCRAASLDRPSGIAERLPKSLIHRNVPGEPVHEFLSLFDACWDTAAGHQAFGPRARWAEAVRLLAGRGWPVLDRRARWRLGEVTVPYSSVAPR; this is translated from the coding sequence ACGAACCCGAACCGGCTCCGCCGCGTCGATCGCTGGCTGACCGGCACCCCGTCGATCGCCGCTGTGCTGCGGGCGGCCGAGCCGCTGGTCGTCGATCTGGGTTACGGCGCGTCACCGGTGACCACGGTGGAACTGGCCCAGCGGCTGCGGACGATCTCCCCGCGCGTGCGCGTGCTGGGCCTCGAACTGGACCCCGAGCGCGTCGCCGCGGCCGCGCCCGCCGCCGATCCGCCGTGGCTGGACTTCCGGCGCGGCGGGTTCGAGCTGGCGGGCGCGCGACCGGTGCTGGTGCGGGCGTTCAACGTGCTGCGGCAGTACGCCGAGGACGAGGTCGAAGGGGCGTGGAAGACCATCCTCGACGGGCTCGCGCCCGGTGGCCTGCTGGTGGAGGGCACCTGCGACGAGATCGGCCGCCGGTGCGCGTGGATCACGGTGTCGGACGAGGGACCCCGGACGCTGACGCTGTCCTGCCGCGCGGCGAGCCTGGACCGGCCGTCCGGCATCGCCGAGCGACTGCCGAAGTCGCTGATCCACCGCAACGTGCCCGGTGAACCGGTGCACGAGTTCCTGTCGTTGTTCGACGCCTGCTGGGACACCGCGGCCGGGCACCAGGCGTTCGGACCGCGGGCGCGGTGGGCCGAGGCGGTGCGCCTGCTGGCCGGGCGGGGCTGGCCGGTGCTCGACCGGCGGGCGCGCTGGCGGCTCGGCGAGGTGACCGTGCCCTATTCGAGCGTCGCCCCACGCTGA
- the purU gene encoding formyltetrahydrofolate deformylase: MPPSERRYVITFGCPDRTGIVARIAAFLAEAGGWIVEAAYHTDPETGWFFTRQEVRADSLPFDVDELRARFAGVARSLGSDTDWTVVDTAERRRVVILVSKEGHCLYDLLGRVASGELDVDVSAVIGNHDSLGDITRAHGIPFHHVPFPAGGKAEAFERVRSLVDAHDPHAIVLARFMQILPAELCAAWAGRALNIHHSFLPSFIGARPYHQAHARGVKLVGATCHYVTADLDAGPIIEQDVIRVGHGDSVADMVRKGRDIEKFTLAKGLRWHLENRVLVHGNRTVVF, encoded by the coding sequence GTGCCACCGTCAGAACGCAGATACGTGATCACCTTCGGCTGTCCCGACCGGACCGGGATCGTCGCGCGCATCGCCGCCTTCCTCGCCGAAGCGGGCGGCTGGATCGTCGAAGCCGCCTACCACACCGATCCGGAGACCGGCTGGTTCTTCACCAGGCAGGAGGTGCGCGCCGACTCGCTGCCGTTCGACGTCGACGAGCTGCGCGCGCGGTTCGCCGGGGTGGCGCGCTCGCTGGGCAGCGACACGGACTGGACGGTGGTCGACACCGCCGAGCGGCGCCGCGTGGTGATCCTGGTCTCGAAGGAGGGGCACTGCCTGTACGACCTGCTCGGGCGGGTCGCCTCCGGGGAGCTGGACGTGGACGTCAGCGCGGTGATCGGCAACCACGACTCGCTCGGCGACATCACCCGCGCGCACGGCATCCCGTTCCACCACGTGCCGTTCCCGGCCGGCGGCAAGGCGGAGGCGTTCGAGCGGGTGCGCTCGCTGGTCGACGCCCACGACCCGCACGCGATCGTGCTGGCGCGGTTCATGCAGATCCTGCCCGCGGAGCTGTGCGCGGCGTGGGCGGGACGGGCGCTGAACATCCACCACAGCTTCCTGCCCTCGTTCATCGGCGCGCGGCCGTACCACCAGGCGCACGCGCGGGGCGTGAAACTGGTGGGGGCGACCTGCCACTACGTCACCGCGGACCTCGACGCCGGGCCCATCATCGAGCAGGACGTCATCCGCGTCGGCCACGGCGATTCGGTCGCCGACATGGTGCGCAAGGGGCGGGACATCGAGAAGTTCACCCTGGCGAAGGGCCTGCGGTGGCACCTGGAGAACCGCGTACTGGTGCACGGCAACCGCACCGTCGTCTTCTGA
- a CDS encoding NADP-dependent oxidoreductase, with the protein MSEATEVRLAKRPHGLPAHTDFSIVDTDVPSPAAGQLLVRNEFISVDPYMRGRMSEAKSYAEPYELGKAMYGGAAGEVIESTVDGFAPGDKVVHQLGWRTHAVVDAKHVAKVDAELAPLSSYLGVLGMTGLTAWVGLHEIAHFSPDDTVFVSGAAGAVGTVAGQLAKLKGAKRVIGSAGSAEKVRFLTEDLGFDAAFNYKDGPVAAQLAEAAPDGIDVYFDNVGGEHLEAAIEAANVHARFAVCGMISTYNDTQAVPGPRNLMKIVGKRLHIQGFLVSDHGAKQPEFVAEVAPLVTGGQLKYSETVVDGIRNAPQAFIDLLGGANTGKMLVRV; encoded by the coding sequence GTGAGTGAAGCTACCGAGGTCCGGCTCGCCAAGCGGCCGCACGGCCTGCCCGCGCACACGGACTTTTCCATTGTGGACACCGATGTCCCCTCGCCCGCGGCGGGGCAACTGCTGGTGCGCAACGAGTTCATCAGCGTGGACCCGTACATGCGCGGCCGGATGTCGGAGGCCAAGTCGTACGCGGAGCCGTACGAACTGGGCAAGGCGATGTACGGTGGCGCGGCCGGCGAGGTGATCGAGTCCACTGTGGATGGATTCGCCCCCGGGGACAAGGTGGTGCACCAGCTCGGCTGGCGCACGCACGCCGTGGTCGACGCCAAGCACGTGGCGAAGGTCGACGCGGAACTGGCGCCGCTGAGCAGCTACCTGGGTGTGCTCGGCATGACCGGGCTCACCGCCTGGGTGGGGCTGCACGAGATCGCGCACTTCTCGCCCGACGACACGGTTTTCGTCTCGGGCGCGGCCGGTGCGGTCGGCACGGTCGCCGGTCAGCTGGCGAAGCTCAAGGGCGCGAAGCGGGTGATCGGCAGCGCGGGCTCGGCGGAGAAGGTCCGGTTCCTGACCGAGGATCTCGGCTTCGACGCCGCGTTCAACTACAAGGACGGGCCGGTCGCCGCGCAGCTGGCCGAGGCCGCCCCGGACGGTATCGACGTGTACTTCGACAACGTCGGCGGTGAACACCTCGAAGCGGCGATCGAAGCGGCGAACGTGCACGCGCGGTTCGCGGTGTGCGGGATGATCTCCACCTACAACGACACCCAGGCCGTGCCGGGCCCGCGGAACCTGATGAAGATCGTCGGGAAGCGGTTGCACATCCAGGGTTTCCTGGTCTCCGACCACGGCGCCAAGCAGCCGGAGTTCGTCGCGGAGGTGGCGCCGCTGGTCACCGGCGGGCAGCTGAAGTACTCCGAGACCGTGGTCGACGGCATCCGCAACGCGCCGCAGGCGTTCATCGACCTGCTGGGCGGCGCCAACACCGGGAAGATGCTGGTCCGTGTCTGA
- a CDS encoding DedA family protein: MLDFLQAALGSPWLWLLVFAVSALDALLPFMPSETAVVGLAVLVGMDFGALALLAVIAATGAFGGDLLSHAIGRTAGPAVVARLHRGEKGARRYAWARRTVAERGALLIIGARYLPGGRVAAGLATGTMRYPLRRFVALDALGASIWAVYSVVLGLLGGAGFSGEPVKGLVLAFGAGLAVVVLLEVARRAVAGRTGKDGQPCHRQNADT, encoded by the coding sequence GTGCTCGACTTCCTGCAGGCCGCACTCGGTTCGCCGTGGTTGTGGCTGCTGGTCTTCGCGGTGTCCGCCTTGGACGCGCTGCTGCCGTTCATGCCGAGCGAGACCGCGGTGGTGGGCCTAGCAGTGCTAGTCGGAATGGACTTCGGCGCGCTAGCACTGCTAGCCGTGATCGCGGCGACCGGTGCCTTCGGTGGCGACCTGCTCAGCCACGCCATCGGGCGCACGGCGGGCCCGGCCGTGGTGGCCCGGCTGCACCGCGGGGAGAAGGGCGCCCGGCGGTACGCGTGGGCGCGGCGGACGGTGGCCGAGCGCGGCGCGCTGCTGATCATCGGTGCCCGGTACCTGCCGGGCGGTCGGGTCGCGGCGGGCCTGGCCACCGGGACCATGCGGTACCCGCTGCGGCGGTTCGTCGCGCTGGACGCGCTCGGCGCGTCGATCTGGGCGGTCTACAGCGTGGTGCTCGGCCTGCTCGGGGGCGCGGGATTCAGCGGTGAGCCGGTGAAGGGCCTGGTGCTGGCGTTCGGCGCCGGGCTGGCGGTGGTCGTTCTTCTGGAGGTGGCCCGGCGCGCCGTGGCGGGGCGCACGGGGAAGGATGGACAACCGTGCCACCGTCAGAACGCAGATACGTGA
- a CDS encoding ABC transporter substrate-binding protein: MRRTFRLAAVLAAATLGLAACGGGGDDAAAPAEGKGGAPIVLASFNFTDSVILAELYGAALEAKGYPVERKLNIGSRELIYPSLQKGELQFIPEYQGAAIVNGFNETAPKDAASEHAKLTELFAKSNIGLLDYAPAENKNTYLVKADLAQAQGLVKIGDLKKLPNVVVAGGPECEKRPTCFAGIRDTYGVNATFQAVQEAGPRVEQLRSGAVTVIPVDSVNPLVGDPAFKALEDDLAIVPTENVVPAVAKKVLDERGPDFAATVNAVSAKLTTEELRGLNKLVDSDGELPADVAKEWLATQGLI, encoded by the coding sequence ATGCGCAGGACTTTCCGGCTGGCCGCCGTGCTGGCCGCCGCGACGCTCGGCCTCGCTGCCTGTGGTGGCGGCGGAGACGACGCTGCCGCGCCCGCCGAGGGCAAGGGTGGCGCGCCGATCGTGCTCGCTTCCTTCAACTTCACCGACAGCGTGATCCTCGCCGAGCTGTACGGCGCCGCGCTGGAGGCGAAGGGGTATCCGGTGGAGCGCAAGCTGAACATCGGCTCGCGCGAGCTGATCTACCCGTCGCTGCAGAAGGGTGAGCTGCAGTTCATCCCCGAGTACCAGGGCGCGGCGATCGTCAACGGGTTCAACGAGACCGCCCCCAAGGACGCCGCCTCCGAGCACGCCAAGCTCACCGAGCTGTTCGCGAAGTCGAACATCGGGCTGCTGGACTACGCGCCCGCCGAGAACAAGAACACCTACCTGGTGAAGGCCGACCTGGCGCAGGCGCAGGGCCTGGTGAAGATCGGCGACCTGAAGAAGCTGCCGAACGTGGTGGTGGCCGGTGGGCCGGAGTGCGAGAAGCGGCCGACCTGCTTCGCCGGCATCCGCGACACCTACGGCGTCAACGCCACCTTCCAGGCGGTGCAGGAGGCCGGGCCGCGGGTGGAGCAGCTGCGGTCCGGCGCGGTCACGGTGATCCCGGTCGACTCGGTGAACCCACTGGTGGGTGACCCGGCGTTCAAGGCGCTGGAGGACGATCTGGCGATCGTGCCGACCGAGAACGTGGTGCCCGCGGTGGCGAAGAAGGTGCTCGACGAGCGCGGCCCCGACTTCGCGGCCACGGTGAACGCGGTCAGCGCGAAGCTGACCACCGAGGAACTCCGGGGCCTGAACAAGCTGGTCGACTCCGACGGCGAACTGCCCGCCGACGTCGCGAAGGAGTGGCTGGCCACCCAGGGGCTGATCTAG
- a CDS encoding SRPBCC family protein produces the protein MGKVTATAERRIDAPVEKVRELVADYTARPKILTEQYRDYEVVEGGNGSGTVAKWKLQATSKRVRDVAATVSEPEPGTLVETDANSTMVTTWTVRELGGGSMVRIETSWNGAGGIGGFFEKTFAPGGLKRIYAGVLQNIEKEV, from the coding sequence ATGGGCAAGGTCACCGCCACCGCGGAGCGCAGGATCGACGCGCCGGTGGAGAAGGTGCGCGAGCTGGTCGCCGACTACACCGCGCGGCCGAAGATCCTCACCGAGCAGTATCGCGACTACGAGGTGGTCGAGGGCGGCAACGGCTCGGGCACGGTCGCCAAGTGGAAGCTGCAGGCGACCTCGAAGCGCGTGCGTGACGTCGCGGCCACCGTTTCCGAGCCGGAGCCCGGCACCCTGGTCGAGACCGACGCCAACTCCACGATGGTGACCACCTGGACCGTGCGCGAGCTCGGCGGGGGCAGCATGGTGCGCATCGAGACCAGCTGGAACGGCGCGGGCGGCATCGGCGGGTTCTTCGAGAAGACCTTCGCGCCGGGCGGGCTCAAGCGCATCTACGCCGGTGTCCTGCAGAACATCGAAAAAGAGGTCTGA
- a CDS encoding ABC transporter permease, giving the protein MNVFDQLAAWLGEPGRWSFTDPSGIPYRTVEHLSFSLLSLVIAALLTIPLALWLAHYRRAAFLASSAVNIGRAIPSFGLIILFWFLASRWEVDTTFWPLLIALVALALPPLFTNTYAGVTSLDQAPVDAARGTGYTEGQIMLRIELPLSLPVVLAGARVAFLQLVATVAIGAIVNDGGGLGRYIVDGFAQGAGGYGEILGGGIAVIVLALVCEGAFSLLTRFTVPRGLRITRKNELPSRAKATIS; this is encoded by the coding sequence ATGAACGTCTTCGACCAGCTCGCCGCCTGGCTCGGGGAGCCGGGCCGCTGGAGCTTCACCGATCCGTCCGGCATCCCGTACCGCACGGTCGAGCACCTGAGCTTTTCCCTGCTGTCGCTGGTCATCGCCGCGCTGCTGACCATCCCGCTCGCGCTCTGGCTCGCGCACTACCGCCGGGCCGCGTTCCTCGCCTCCAGCGCGGTGAACATCGGCCGCGCCATCCCGAGCTTCGGGCTGATCATCCTGTTCTGGTTCCTGGCCAGCCGGTGGGAGGTCGACACCACCTTCTGGCCGCTGCTGATCGCGCTGGTCGCGCTCGCGCTGCCGCCGTTGTTCACCAACACCTACGCCGGGGTCACCAGCCTCGACCAGGCGCCGGTGGACGCCGCGCGCGGCACCGGGTACACCGAAGGCCAGATCATGCTGCGCATCGAACTCCCGTTGTCGCTGCCGGTGGTGCTGGCCGGCGCCCGCGTGGCGTTCCTGCAGCTGGTGGCCACGGTGGCGATCGGCGCGATCGTGAACGACGGCGGCGGCCTCGGGCGCTACATCGTCGACGGGTTCGCCCAGGGCGCCGGTGGTTACGGCGAAATCCTCGGCGGCGGCATCGCGGTAATCGTGCTCGCGCTGGTCTGCGAAGGCGCGTTCTCGCTGCTCACGCGGTTCACCGTGCCGCGCGGACTGCGGATCACGCGGAAGAACGAGCTCCCCAGTCGCGCCAAGGCGACCATTTCCTGA
- a CDS encoding glutaredoxin family protein translates to MSEPIVYGAGWCPDVRRSRALLDREGVEYRYVDVEADAEAEARVRSLQDGARRIPTIVFDDGTFLVEPTDEALSAHLAR, encoded by the coding sequence GTGTCTGAGCCGATCGTGTACGGGGCCGGCTGGTGCCCCGATGTCCGCCGGAGCCGCGCCCTGCTGGACCGTGAGGGCGTCGAATACCGCTATGTCGACGTGGAAGCCGATGCGGAGGCGGAGGCCCGCGTCCGCTCGCTCCAGGATGGCGCCCGCCGCATCCCGACCATCGTCTTCGACGACGGCACCTTCCTGGTCGAACCCACCGACGAGGCGCTCTCCGCCCACCTGGCGAGATGA